The following is a genomic window from Henckelia pumila isolate YLH828 unplaced genomic scaffold, ASM3356847v2 CTG_429, whole genome shotgun sequence.
CCTGATGGCATGGCTAACACTGGCACCGacgtaagagcttccttcaacaCATCAAAGCTCTCCTGGCACTACGGGCTCCAAAAAAACctagcattcttcttggtcaattcTGTTAAAGGCATTGCAATGGATGAAAAGCCCTTGATAAAATTCCTATAGTAACCGGCCAATCCGaggaaactgcgaatctccgatgcATTTTTAGGTACAGACCACTCCTTAATTGCTTGAACTTTGGAGGGGTCTACCTCAACACCGCTCTCGGAAATGATATGACCCAAGAATGCTACTTTCTCCAGCCAAAATTTGTCGAACTTAGCAAACAGCTTCCGCTCTCGGAGCACCTCTAGAACCGTCCTTAAATGTTTTGAATGCTCCACTCTATCTTTTGAGTAAAtaaggatatcatcaatgaaaacaatgacaaactgatccaaaTACGGCTGGAAAatgcggttcataagatccatgaagaccgcgggCGCGTTTGTCAACCCGAACGACATCATGAGGAACTCGTAGTGTccataacgagtcctaaaagctgtcttggacacatctgactccttaaatttcaactgatgatatccggaacggagatcaatcttcaaaaatacagaGGCTCCccgcaactgatcaaagagatcctcAATTCTGGGAAGCGGGTACTTTTTCTTTACCATCACTCCATTCAATTCTCAGTAGTCTATGCACAACCTTAGAAtcccgtccttcttcttcacaaagagtaCCGGTGCGCCCCACGGAGAGAAGCTAGGGCGTATAAACCCTTTATCAagcaactcctgaatctgctctttcaattccttcattttcgtaggagccaatctgtacggtgccttagaaattGGCACAGTACCGGGTACCAAGTCGATAGAGAACTCGACTTCTCTATCAGGTGGGATACCTGAAACATCGCCTGGAAACACATCCCCAAAATCTCTGACGACGTCCACGTCTGAAATATCTGGACGGGTTGGCAACTCCgtcaaagataaactggctaAGAATGCCTGACATCCATCATGCACCAACTGCTTAGCTTGCATGAAAGATATAATCTGAGTCCTCCTCGAACCCCTAGTAGCttcaaaccaaaatggttcttcTCCCTCCAGTCTGACCATCACTGATCGCTGCTGGAAGTCAATAACCACAACATTCTTCTTCATACAGTCCATCCCAAGTATTAAAATCGAACTCAGGCATGGGCAATACTATCAGATCCGCCCTCACTGATTGTACTTGCAACAAGAGTTCAAGATTCTTCACTATATTCCTTGTGGAAAGCTCTTTCCCTGATGGGATGGTCACTGTGAATCCACCAAACAGCTCTTCACACTCAATACCCCGCTTGCGGGTAAAAGCCTCCGAAATGAAAGAATGTgtagcccctgagtctaacAGGGCTCTAGTGGCTATATCGGCTACCAAAATTCTACCTGCATTAAAAGTGATTACAACCACGGAAACATTGAAACCAATTAAGGCAAGTCCTTCTTAGGTTCAGTATAAGTCATCAAATTCCCAATTTTGGAATTATTCAAGTCAACACAACCAATTAACACGAAGCATGCAACCTAAAACAAGTTCTCATTACCCAAAGAAAAGCTCATAATCGAAAATTTCATATATGAACCAATTAAATCACCCTTAAttaaatgctctaaatattacCTGTGATGAGCGTGGTATCAGGGTTGGCCTCCTTGGCCTGCATCACATAAACTCTCCCCTGAGTCGGCGTCTTGCGCAATAGACAATCTGAAACCATGtgtcctggcttcttgcacCAATAACAGACTCCAAAACCTTCCAGACACTGTCCATGATGAGCACGATGGCAACTCGGGCATAAAGCTCTCTCCCCCATCTTGGGAGGAGCGGCTCTCCGTGCCCGCTGACCCTGGAGTCGCTGAGCATGATGTCCCTGGGGCCTATGGGCCAGATGCCCCTGAGGTCTGAAGGGTCCCTGCTGAAGCTGTGGCCCAGTGAATGAACTCTTCCCATGCTGCTGCTGCGGACCATGAGATGGTAGCGGCCTCTTACTCTGTGCCTCAGTGCTGATGCCCCTCAAAGTCTGCTCAGACCTCAAAGCTCGTCTGAGCGCCAAGGAATAGTCAGGTGGCTCCGCC
Proteins encoded in this region:
- the LOC140871185 gene encoding uncharacterized protein, with protein sequence MVTRRGHALPPPPPPPPPPPPLPPPPSPPPPPPPPPPPATDVGTQVLAGLARILERHVDAPRAGLGTVYEQFRNMNPKDFVGTTDPLVAEGWIHSLEVIFRYMQLGDPDRVYCAVFHLQDDAALWWEGVEKTVDMTTLPSTEFRRIFFEKYFTADVRARLKMEFLSLRQGDLSVAEFVVKFKRGCHFVPLIGDDEAEKLQHFIVGLRPTIRQDVLMAEPPDYSLALRRALRSEQTLRGISTEAQSKRPLPSHGPQQQHGKSSFTGPQLQQGPFRPQGHLAHRPQGHHAQRLQGQRARRAAPPKMGERALCPSCHRAHHGQCLEGFGVCYWCKKPGHMVSDCLLRKTPTQGRVYVMQAKEANPDTTLITGRILVADIATRALLDSGATHSFISEAFTRKRGIECEELFGGFTVTIPSGKELSTRNIVKNLELLLQQRSVMVRLEGEEPFWFEATRGSRRTQIISFMQAKQLVHDGCQAFLASLSLTELPTRPDISDVDVVRDFGDVFPGDVSGIPPDREVEFSIDLLLSVGRTGTLCEEEGRDSKVVHRLLRIEWSDGKEKVPASQN